In Dromaius novaehollandiae isolate bDroNov1 chromosome 4, bDroNov1.hap1, whole genome shotgun sequence, a single genomic region encodes these proteins:
- the ZGRF1 gene encoding 5'-3' DNA helicase ZGRF1 isoform X3, whose product MTSQEFTVLYTHQKMKKSKTWQDGILRIRTGGNKAILFDDKAQCLESIFIKSQVNAGDNLESERYLITVEAVKLNEKSSEDQPRKAETTAVNRNVIKPGGLPLRHLPVGLKRKFTGFQGPRQVEKKIPTKEDEEKATILPLSKQCQGSFPSKFYITSPLFSTICKKDADTNLSTNFHEDVYTNNDKEHESFTSLVSAPFLDICKETEKRNSDQSVVKPEHPLITEHTKTSSHVAVSQNIRSTAQIIALLKSKPAQLCREQATSDITGCHSRFQTSENVDSFHDRKSITLPGFSGNPDKGLTQNIQHQHFTKETGSDKREWNAEMLLSSAEQPCDKEVAGQRHDRKANNLSQDLQDPCSTKTLHPEKMCACMNLTDSKGQCTLVCERYREPSFSRSEGVPKPLSINRCAANDQPNSCILSESSISKMNSSEFVSSLSDISFSASPAESIAPETNPSTCREHSVANGLIEDSSVKSQNELQPRRNSETVSSDLELSADVVLTGLEVVKEELGTHGRDSGPDEQVMEINFNLLEAFDFNDTDNKDLCERDVKELVEGDMLSQGPACLKGKDAAQTVELRLHSSCEVMSRSKKEVKGLIFDGENDRNRSTGGIPLLLCDNNVGNIWRTAEDSVSPTRIEMELLDDRNKIKETSESRLNIEASTCKKDLDDCAANTINEGLIKSKDSDLLPSGTNINEGHAETNIFEKTESNSCISSSRMISAMDKRTAEEVLPLGCTKSQYIDLEHFQGTSNDGIKPGSPFPAFLQKSDTSCGSFEYIVEDQQNVFDISYKEDTIISRSAIYLLGKGHSSSEETEIGETEFENIESINSLHEACEGERIGMDCVKCTAFVENSSELPDLVNNIALLRALTEHSTALESLQKIQENSSLLYEAETSKEIFEPLVRDKAIKQLTEMSYSGSRELSSCSYLDSSGLTPLCVDNILQKPKPSILPAAPGQGDCRTFDCQPKSPHARNFHEDDTNFTAEGNFQKKSNIIKESIMDETPLALGIYSEIPKRIMSGSLSHSDLVQTQWTSWEPSKMISSVPPASSLNPDSPICPPSRNEETIEDIQEPLIDRIIPIGTEPSECFFTWEESSYPEQCNLSRFKPTVKTRAPLVTVPATGKIPDAEVYLTDCDAVQQSVGSSVVNLRNKSAVFPISAFGPEDRNYETSVFEEHTEDGQRESIQPMSPNVTSQYRQSKWLKYQNSAQCDLISQNSDDVEVTEDIWAENILGMPLGDTGESQSSAMNKNPPGSVCLRMAKSMDLTVSELSFPNVDKVKYANVPKRKIAIPTVFQSHVHYKQIFTAALTEHLNIILFELSQRLHKALSKVDISFYTSLKDGQSGSKESRVPLCDHMLPAKLVVVKKEGQNKGRLFYTCDAPKAEQCSFFKWIEEVNPGQIKSRPGIVLHDVKSIGAYLRSQKISFYEGCQLLVRKAFEIQTKQFNKLKKFMNTRAKFDGDSKSKLYLKLSRKEHSSVYSKDDIWVVSKTLNFDPLDTFIASSAFFGPSSNNEVELLPLKGYCPSNWQTNMLVHALLVCNASGELTSLRNMEEYFNPLTLPLIPYLLKMNFDSEKATKKVNKRRFIPPASNLKCTMMYGLVSPEITMALARKMIQTFSLNPDQATSLIQIAGMMTSHENVKPVEEQQIFPITIIHGVFGAGKSYLLSVVILFLVQLFESSEAKDGQRPVPWKLLIASSTNVAVDRILLGLLDLGFESFIRVGSIRKIAKPILPYSLHAGSGNENEQLKELLALMKEDLTPVERIYVRKSIEQHKLGTNKAILQQVKVVGVTCAACPFSCMNTLKFPVVVLDECSQMTEPASLLPIARFQCEKLVLVGDPKQLPPTIQGSDSVHEKGLEQTLFDRLSLMGHKAILLRTQYRCHPAISAIANELFYEGILINGVSEEDRSPLLDWLPTLCFYSVSGMEQIERDNSFYNMAEAHFTVKLIQCLIASGVEGSAIGVITLYKSQMCKIQNLLSGVHSEALEIKAVQVSTVDAFQGAEKEIIVLSCVRTRQVGFIDSEKRMNVALTRAKRHLLIVGNLACLSKNRLWGRVIHHCKGWENGLQHVSQCEQQLNNILKCYSEKNNEEKDKKKEN is encoded by the exons ATGACTTCTCAAGAATTTACT GTATTGTACACtcaccaaaaaatgaaaaaatcaaaaaCGTGGCAAGATGGAATTCTGAGGATTAGAACTGGAGGAAATAAG gcAATCTTGTTTGATGATAAAGCACAATGTTTGGAGAGCATATTTATAAAATCTCAG GTGAACGCTGGAGATAATTTAGAAAGTGAACGTTATTTGATCACTGTTGAAGCAGTAAAGCTGAATGAAAAATCTTCTGAAGATCAGCCAAGGAAGGCAGAAACTACAGCAGTGAATAGAAATGTCATAAAGCCTGGTGGTCTGCCTCTAAGGCACCTGCCTGTTGGGTTGAAAAGGAAGTTTACA GGTTTCCAAGGGCCACGCCAAGTTGAAAAGAAAATACCAACaaaggaagatgaagaaaaagcaacaatattGCCTTTATCTAAGCAGTGTCAGGGTTCTTTTCCATCTAAGTTTTATATCACCTCTCCCTTATTTTCTACGATTTGCAAGAAGGATGCAGACACAAATTTGTCTACCAACTTCCATGAAGATGTATATACAAACAATGATAAAGAACATGAGTCTTTCACCTCACTGGTTTCCGCTCCATTTCTTGATATATGTAAAGAGACAGAGAAGAGGAACTCTGATCAGTCTGTTGTGAAGCCAGAACATCCTCTAATTACAGAGCACACCAAAACAAGCAGTCATGTGGCAGTGTCACAGAACATCAGGAGCACGGCACAGATAATAGCTCTTTTGAAGTCTAAACCAGCACAGCTATGCAGAGAGCAAGCAACTTCTGACATCACAGGATGTCATTCGAGGTTTCAGACATCAGAAAACGTAGATAGTTTCCATGACCGAAAGAGCATAACCCTACCTGGCTTTTCAGGCAACCCTGACAAAGGACTTACTCAAAATATTCAGCACCAACATTTTACAAAGGAAACTGGAAGTGATAAAAGGGAATGGAATGCTGAAATGCTGCTAAGTTCTGCTGAACAACCTTGTGATAAAGAAGTTGCAGGACAAAGGCACGACAGAAAGGCAAATAACTTAAGTCAAGATTTACAAGATCCCTGCAGTACAAAGACTTTGCATCCTGAAAAAATGTGTGCCTGTATGAATTTAACAGACAGCAAAGGGCAATGCACTCTGGTTTGTGAAAGATATCGAGAACCCTCATTCTCTAGAAGTGAAGGGGTACCTAAACCGTTATCAATTAACAGATGCGCTGCCAATGACCAACCAAATAGTTGCATCCTATCTGAATCCAGCATAAGTAAAATGAACAGCAGTGAATTTGTGTCATCCTTAAGtgatatttctttttcagcaaGTCCAGCTGAGTCCATCGCCCCTGAGACAAATCCCTCCACATGCAGAGAGCATTCAGTGGCCAATGGTCTTATAGAGGATTCATCTGTAAAGTCACAAAATGAACTCCAGCCAAGACGAAATTCAGAAACAGTGTCTAGTGACTTGGAGCTCTCTGCAGATGTAGTATTGACTGGACTTGAAGTTGTAAAAGAGGAATTAGGTACACATGGCAGAGACAGTGGTCCAGATGAACAGGTGATGGAGATTAACTTCAATTTATTGGAGGCTTTTGATTTTAATGACACAGACAATAAAGACCTGTGTGAAAGAGATGTGAAAGAGCTTGTTGAAGGAGACATGCTTTCACAAGGTCCAGCTTGCTTAAAGGGAAAAGATGCAGCACAAACTGTTGAGTTGAGACTTCATTCTTCCTGTGAAGTAATGTCACGCAGCAAAAAAGAAGTCAAAGGTTTAATATTTGATGGAGAGAATGATAGAAATCGCTCTACAGGAGGTATACCATTGCTGCTTTGTGACAACAATGTTGGCAACATTTGGAGAACTGCCGAAGACTCTGTAAGCCCCACCAGAATTGAAATGGAACTTTTGGAtgatagaaacaaaataaaagagacTAGTGAAAGTCGATTAAATATTGAAGCTAGCACCTGTAAGAAGGATCTTGATGACTGTGCAGCAAATACCATTAATGAGGGGTTGATAAAAAGCAAGGACTCTGATCTTTTGCCTAGTGGCACAAATATTAATGAAGGTCATGCTGAAACCAATATATTTGAGAAAACTGAAAGTAATTCATGTATTTCTAGCAGCAGAATGATTTCTGCAATGGACAAAAGAACTGCAGAGGAAGTGTTACCGCTTGGATGTACAAAATCCCAGTACATAGATTTAGAACATTTCCAGGGTACTAGTAATGATGGCATTAAACCAGGTAGTCCTTTCCCAGCTTTTTTGCAAAAATCTGATACTTCTTGTGGCTCATTCGAATATATTGTAGAGGATCAGCAAAATGTATTTGACATTTCATATAAGGAAGATACTATAATTTCCAGAAGTGCTATCTATCTTTTAGGAAAAGGCCATTCATCTTCAGAGGAAACAGAAATAGGTGAAACTGAGTTTGAAAATATAGAGAGCATAAATTCCCTTCATGAAGCCTGCGAAGGTGAAAGAATAGGAATGGATTGCGTGAAATGCACAGCATTTGTTGAAAATTCATCAGAACTTCCTGATTTGGTAAACAATATCGCTCTTTTAAGAGCTTTGACTGAACATAGCACAGCATTAGAAAGCTTACAAAAGATACAGGAAAATAGTAGCTTATTATATGAAGCAGAGACTTCTAAAGAGATATTTGAACCCCTTGTAAGAGACAAAG CTATAAAACAATTAACAGAAATGTCTTACTCAGGAAGTAGAGAGCTATCTTCTTGTTCATACTTGGATTCTTCTGGCCTTACG CCCCTCTGTGTGGACAACATATTACAGAAACCCAAACCATCTATTCTGCCAGCAGCACCAGGCCAAGGAGACTGTAGGACTTTTGACTGCCAGCCAAAG TCTCCACATGCAAGAAATTTTCATGAAGATGATACCAATTTTACTGCAGAAGGGAATTTTCAAAAGAAGTCTAACATTATTAAAGAGTCAATAATGGATGAAACTC CATTGGCACTGGGTATATATTCTGAAATTCCGAAACGGATAATGTCAGGCTCACTTTCACATTCTGATTTGGTGCAAACGCAGTGGACTTCATGGGAACCTTCCAAG ATGATTTCATCAGTACCACCAGCTTCCTCACTTAATCCAGACTCTCCGATTTGTCCACCTTCAAGAAATGAGGAAACTATTGAAGACATCCAAGAGCCTCTGATAGACAGGATCATACCAATTGGCACAGAACCTTCAGAATGCTTCTTCA CATGGGAGGAATCCAGCTATCCAGAACAATGCAACCTCTCAAGATTCAAACCCACTGTTAAAACACGAGCTCCACTTGTCACTGTTCCTGCCACTGGGAAGATTCCTGACGCAGAAGTTTATCTGACTGACTGTGATGCGGTTCAGCAATCTGTTGGCTCTTCAGTAGTCAATTTACGCAACAAGTCAGCAGTGTTTCCTATCAGTGCTTTTGGCCCCGAGGACAGGAATTATGAAACCTCTGTGTTTGAAGAGCATACGGAAGACGGACAAAGGGAGTCTATACAACCAATGTCTCCTAATGTGACTTCACAATATAGACAAAGCAAGTGGCTAAAATACCAAAACAGTGCTCAGTGTGACTTGATATCTCAAAACAGCGATGATGTGGAAGTGACTGAAGACATCTGGGCTGAGAACATCCTTGGAATGCCACTGGGTGACACAGGAGAGAGCCAGAGCAGTGCTATGAATAAAAACCCTCCTGGCTCTGTCTGTCTGCGGATGGCAAAGAGCATG gaCTTAACAGTTTCTGAGTTGTCCTTTCCTAATGTGGATAAGGTAAAATATGCTAATGTTCCTAAAAGGAAGATTGCCATACCGACTGTTTTTCAGTCTCATGTTCATTACAAACAGATTTTTACAGCTGCTTTAACAG AGCATTTAAACATAATTCTATTTGAGCTGTCACAAAGATTACACAAGGCTCTTTCAAAAGTGGATATATCATTTTACACTTCATTGAAAGATGGGCAAAGTGGGAGCAAAGAAAGCCGTGTTCCACTGTGTGATCACATGCTTCCTGCTAAGCTTGTTGTCGTTAAAAAAGAAGGTCAGAACAAG gGTCGTTTGTTCTATACCTGTGATGCCCCAAAAGCTGAGCAGTGTTCATTTTTCAAGTGGATAGAAGAGGTGAATCCAGGACAGATAAAATCCAGACCCGGTATAGTGCTTCATGATGTAAAAAGTATTGGGGCGTACCTCAGAAGTCAGAAGATTTCTTTCTATGAGGGATGCCAGCTTTTGGTGAG GAAAGCCTTTGAAATTCAAACAAAACAGTTTAATAAGTTAAAGAAATTTATGAATACACGTGCCAAATTCGATGGTGATTCCAAAAGCAAATTATACCTCAAACTGAGCAGAAAGGAGCATTCTTCTGTCTACAGTAAAG ATGATATTTGGGTTGTTTCGAAGACTCTAAACTTTGATCCCCTTGATACTTTCATTGCAAGTAGTGCTTTCTTTGGACCGTCATCTAACAACGAAGTAGAATTACTACCCCTGAAAGGCTATTGTCCCTCAAACTGGCAAACAAATA TGCTTGTTCATGCCTTGCTAGTTTGTAATGCTAGTGGTGAGCTTACGTCTTTAAGAAATATGGAGGAGTACTTCAATCCACTTACGCTACCACTAATACCGTATCTACTAAAGAT GAATTTTGATTCTGAAAAGGCTACTAAGAAAGTCAACAAAAGAAGATTTATTCCCCCAGCGTCAAACCTGAAATGCACAATGATGTATGGACTTGTCAGCCCTGAAATAACAATGGCACTAGCCAGGAAGATGATCCAAACGTTCTCATTGAACCCAGATCAAGCTACGTCATTGATCCAGATAGCTGGGATGATGACTTCGCATGAAAATGTCAAACCAGTGGAAGAACAGCAGATCTTCCCTATCACAATCATACATG GTGTTTTTGGAGCTGGAAAGAGCTATTTGCTGTCTGTTGTAATCTTGTTCCTAGTACAGCTCTTTGAAAGCAGTGAAGCAAAGGATGGCCAAAGGCCAGTTCCATGGAAACTTCTGATTGCTTCCTCCACTAATGTTGCCGTTGACAGGATACTGCTTGG TCTACTTGATCTTGGATTTGAGAGTTTTATCCGAGTGGGAAGTATTAGGAAAATTGCCAAACCAATTCTTCCCTATAG TTTACATGCTGGctcaggaaatgaaaatgaacaaTTGAAAGAACTGCTTGCTCTCATGAAGGAAGATTTAACTCCAGTTGAAAGAATCTATGTGAGGAAGAGTATTGAGCAACATAAACTAGGGACCAACAAAGCTATATTGCAACAG GTAAAAGTGGTTGGAGTGACCTGTGCTGCCTGCCCATTCTCTTGTATGAATACCCTTAAATTTCCTGTGGTGGTGCTGGATGAGTGCAGTCAGATGACTGAACCTGCTTCTCTCCTTCCTATTGCCAG GTTTCAATGTGAAAAGCTGGTCCTTGTTGGAGATCCTAAGCAATTACCACCAACTATTCAAGGGTCTGATAGTGTTCATGAAAAGGGATTGGAGCAGACTCTGTTTGATCGGCTTTCCTTAATG GGGCATAAAGCAATACTGCTTCGGACACAGTACCGATGTCACCCTGCTATCAGTGCTATAGCCAATGAGCTGTTTTATGAAGGAATTCTGATAAATGGTGTTTCAGAGGAAGACAGAAGTCCTTTACTGGATTGGCTTCCAACACTATGTTTTTATAGTGTTAGTGGGATGGAGCAA ATTGAAAGAGACAACAGCTTTTATAATATGGCAGAAGCTCATTTTACAGTCAAGCTTATCCAGTGTCTGATTGCAAGTGGAGTAGAAGGATCTGCAATTGGTGTGATTACTCTTTATAAATCACAGATGTGTAAG ATTCAGAATTTGCTTAGTGGTGTACACTCTGAAGCTCTTGAAATTAAAGCTGTCCAAGTGTCCACTGTAGATGCATTCCAAGGAGCTGAGAAGGAGATCATTGTTTTGTCGTGTGTAAGAACAAGACAGGTTGGATTCATAGATTCAGAAAAGCGAATGAATGTTGCACTGACAAGAGCAAAGAGGCATTTGCTGATTGTTGGAAATCTGGCCTGCTTAAGTAAGAACAGACTGTGGGGAAGAGTAATTCATCACTGCAAAG GTTGGGAAAATGGATTACAACATGTAAGCCAGTGTGAGCAGCAGCTAAACAACATTCTTAAGTGTTATTCggagaaaaataatgaagaaaaggataagaaaaaggaaaattaa